One Ranitomeya variabilis isolate aRanVar5 chromosome 5, aRanVar5.hap1, whole genome shotgun sequence DNA window includes the following coding sequences:
- the LOC143774750 gene encoding olfactory receptor 5G3-like, which translates to MCDVNQTQVTQIRLLGFQSLSKYKPLLFLLLTLSYICILGGNLLIILLVTITDQLKTPMFFFLKHLSIADVLLTTSTIPMMLGIMFVEEGVLSLWGCLTQLYFFGIFCGVQCFLIAIMSYDRYLAICHPLRYSSLVSPDLCLRLVIGAWFLVIVLISSELFVVIQFNFCGLNYMDHFFCDLGPLMELATSDISNVMLQDFVYEIFMLFLPFVFIILTYFCIFFTILNISHGRRKAFSTCTSHLTTVCTYYGTLIAVYMIPSDESSSNINKYRSLSYLVVTPLMNPIIYSLRNNEIRRAMRKMRYIF; encoded by the coding sequence atgtgtgatgtgAATCAGACACAAGTCACTCAGATACGTCTTCTTGGATTCCAAAGTCTTTCCAAATACAAACCTCTTCTATTCCTTCTGCTTACCCTGAGTTACATATGTATACTGGGAGGGAATCTTCTCATTATCCTTCTAGTGACCATCACTGACCAACTCAAAACTCCAATGTTTTTCTTTCTGAAGCATTTATCCATAGCAGATGTCTTACTGACCACCAGCACTATCCCCATGATGTTAGGCATTATGTTTGTTGAGGAAGGAGTTTTGTCCCTTTGGGGTTGTCTGACACAGCTTTATTTCTTTGGTATATTTTGTGGTGTTCAATGTTTCCTCATTGCCATTATGTCTTATGATCGGTATTTGGCCATTTGTCATCCGTTACGATATTCCTCACTAGTAAGTCCAGATCTTTGCCTTCGACTTGTTATCGGAgcctggtttttggtcattgtgcTAATTTCAAGTGAGTTATTTGTTGTTATTCAGTTTAACTTCTGTGGCTTGAATTACATGGACCATTTCTTTTGTGACCTTGGTCCCTTAATGGAATTGGCCACTTCAGATATTTCCAATGTAATGCTGCAAGACTTTGTTTATGAAATCTTTATGCTATTTTTGCCATTTGTTTTTATCATTCTTACCTACTTTTGCATTTTCTTTACAATCCTTAACATTTCTCATGGTAGAAGAAAAGCCTTCTCCACATGTACCTCCCACCTGACCACAGTATGTACATATTATGGCACCCTAATCGCAGTCTACATGATTCCATCTGATGAGAGCTCATCCAATATTAACAAATACAGATCCCTGTCGTATTTAGTGGTGACACCATTGATGAATCCCATTATCTACAGTCTGAGGAACAATGAGATTAGGAGAGCTATGCGAAAGATGAGAtacattttttaa
- the LOC143774749 gene encoding olfactory receptor 5P64-like has product MCDVNQTQVTQIRLLGFQTLFKYKPLLFFLLTLSYICILGGNLLIILLVTIIDHLKTPMFFFLKHLSIADVLLTTNVIPMMLGIMLVEEGVLSLWGCMTQLYFFGIFCSVQCFLIAIMSYDRYLAICHPLRYSSLISPDLCLRLVIGAWFLVIVLSSSELFVIIQFNFCGLNYMDHFFCDLGPLMELATSDISNVMLQDFVYGIFMLFFPFVFIILTYFCIFYTILKISHGRRKAFSTCSSHLTTVCAYYGTLIVVYMIPSDESSSNINKYRSLLYLVVTLLMNPIIYSLRNNEIRRAMQKMRYIF; this is encoded by the coding sequence atGTGTGATGTGAATCAGACACAAGTCACTCAGATACGTCTTCTTGGATTCCAAACTCTATTCAAATACAAACCTCTTCTATTCTTTCTGCTTACCCTGAGTTACATATGTATACTGGGAGGGAATCTTCTCATTATCCTTCTAGTGACCATCATTGACCACCTCAAAACTCCAATGTTTTTCTTCCTGAAGCATTTATCCATAGCAGATGTTTTATTGACAACCAACGTTATCCCCATGATGTTAGGCATTATGCTTGTTGAGGAAGGAGTTTTGTCCCTTTGGGGTTGTATGACACAGCTTTATTTCTTTGGTATATTTTGCTCTGTTCAATGTTTCCTCATTGCCATTATGTCTTATGATCGATATTTGGCCATTTGTCATCCGTTACGGTATTCCTCACTAATAAGTCCAGATCTTTGCCTTCGACTTGTTATCGGAgcctggtttttggtcattgtgcTCAGTTCAAGTGAGTTATTTGTTATTATTCAGTTTAACTTCTGTGGCTTGAATTACATGGACCATTTCTTTTGTGACCTTGGTCCCTTAATGGAATTGGCCACTTCAGATATTTCCAATGTAATGCTGCAAGACTTTGTTTATGGCATCTTTATGcttttttttccatttgtttttATCATTCTTACCTACTTTTGCATTTTCTATACGATCCTTAAAATTTCTCATGGTAGAAGAAAAGCCTTCTCCACATGTAGCTCCCACCTGACCACAGTATGTGCCTATTACGGCACCCTAATCGTAGTCTACATGATTCCATCTGATGAGAGCTCATCCAATATCAATAAATACAGATCCCTGTTGTATTTAGTGGTGACTCTATTGATGAATCCCATTATCTACAGTCTGAGGAACAATGAGATTAGGAGAGCTATGCAAAAGATGAGAtacattttttaa